In the Melanotaenia boesemani isolate fMelBoe1 chromosome 14, fMelBoe1.pri, whole genome shotgun sequence genome, ttaaaattttatttatttgttgtttgttttttttttgtcctatttCTTAAACACAACTTACACATACTATTAATCTACCACAGATGGATACTAGGACTGTCATTTCTATTTACACGTTGTCCagtttacatttgtttatttacttacttacttacttacatacttacttatttacttatgaCATACTACACACAATACCAAAATATGCCAATCTGGGTAATAGAGCTTTGGATAACATCTTGTTGAagcaaaaatactattttctgtcttacaaactgtgttattttttggtattttaacaaatgcaaataaaaaaaattggaacaAATGACACTTATTTGTGACAGGCTGCTTGTAACATAgtgcataaaaataataattattgtaGTTTTTAGCTTATTTTCTAATGTGTCAACAGAACACTAGTTCATCCCTTAAGTAGGgagtatttttattgttgaaaacGTCACAGGCCAATGTTgccatgtatatatatatatatatatatatacatatatatatatgtttgtgtgtatattgaGGGCAAATATGAATTGTGTTTTCAATTACACGTGTATCCATTTCACAAAATGtcttatataaacacacactcaggtcAACCACCCCATCTCCCCCAAAAAATATATAGCATGTAACATTCTCCTGTAACAAGTGCTGATCGTGTACAATCATCTCTTTTTTCAGAGTATTTGTATTACAGGAGACGCCAGCTTTCTCGTGTTTGCATGTATGGGTTTTCATGTCTCTGGAGCCATAAAGCATGCTCCATGTGAAGCATGATGGATGAACACATTTGGTACGAGAGGAAACACCATAATGTCGTCTGACACTCATGTGCAAAACCTATAAAACAGTATGACCATTTAGAGCAAAATTCAGACCCAAAACAACTGGAGAGTTTCAGCTGGACAGCTTGTTTGCCCTCTTGTTCATTCTCTTCACCCTCCATCCCCTCCACATCCCTGTCCAGTTCCACTTCCCGGCCccaaaataatacaataacagGATTAATAGCAGGGTGTTTTCACTTGAGCAGCCAGTAGAACGTTTTAATATTTACACAGCCGCTCCAGAAAGTACTGCAGTGATCAGCTGCATCTCAAACAGGGAAAGCTGTTGAATCTAATGACGTGTAAATGGGTAGGCTGAAAGAGTTCCTGTCCTTCCAGGTAAAATTTGTTTGCACTCTCAGGATGTTAGACACAGCTGTGATACAGGagagaaaaatatttgtaaCATGAGTAATTTTCCTTCTGTTAGCACAAATAACTTCCTCTCTTTGCAGTAGACAAACAATTATACAAAAGTAAATACAGGCCACAGACAGGAAAACATGAGCATCAAGTCTGCACGAATTCATTTCACTAATATTCCAGACCTTACACACCTAGGGGAGAGCAATAGATGTCAGCACTTCATTTtgttggatatttttttttatgtataaatagATTTGGCAGCTTTATGAGGTCTGAGCAGCTGTAATAAAACAGATACCCTTCTGTGGGTTGAAAAAACTTATTTACAGagcctgatttttttaaaaataagaacaCTGGaagatcttttttattattattattataataaaacactGCTTTTACACCACTAGTTAATTCTAAAGCCATTTATCACTCATCTCACTAATGTGTGCCATCTAAAAATTGCTGATTTGTTGAAATCCCAGTGAAAAATGATTCTGGTAAATTCATTATGAGGGTGAATTTAACATATCTTTTAAAGTTTCTTCCCAGTGTACAAACTTGTAAAcaaacagttttacattttcagtcttAATACATTTGTTCTGCGCACAAATCAGCTTCATATGGCACAGAGTTTTCTCTGCCATCTCTTTATCTTCTTGTGTTTGTCAGACAAATTATACAGCAGCTACCAGGCTGAACTTGATTTAGCCTGGTGGAAGTAACAGATCTTAATGGAggactgtgttttatttttatctccaGATAGACTTTACTTTTTGTCTGTTCAGAGAACAAACTAAGGTCCTTCGTGTATCTCTGTCTGGCCTGTTGGCTCTCACACTTGTTGACTGGGAGTCTCAGACAGTAAGTCTTTTGGGCACAGCCTCACAGACGGTTGACCCACGATAGCGAAGGAGCCGCTGATGTCAGCAGTTTGCAGTTGAGTTTTCCTGGCCGTCAGGGGATCTGTTGAATTTCTCTTGTCCTTGCCATCTCCAGCAGATATGGCCAGTGTGCTCACCCAGCAGGCTGAGCACGCTGGCCTGCCCTGAGCAAACAGCCCCTAAAGTGATGGAGGGGGCTCTACCCTGACCTTCCATCACACTCAGATTCACATCAGTGGCTCACCTCTGCAGGAATTTCTGGCCAAAGATAGTTTGGGCTCAACAGAGACGCCATGATTGGCTAAAAGGATGAGTGAAGTGGATTTAAGCTTGTTGTTTCACAAACAAAtcttttgtatttatgtatCTCTTAAAGCAAGTACTTCAGAGCTCTCTAAAAACGCCATCTGCTTTTCTCAAGGCCTTGCAAAGTGTAAAAATAGGAAAGGGAGATTACCTCATTAATACTAACAGCAAACTCTCAACATAACTATGCAAGGGAGTGGTAAAGTTGGTGTCTGTCTGTGACCGGATGTTGCCATAAGACAAATTATGCAAGTAAGTCAGAGAGTGAGCCTAACTTTGCCAATAAGAAGACTCCACATGATTTCAGATCCCATGCATGCTCACctcataaatacattttctccTAATTACTTAATTATCAAGGTTGTGTGTTTAAGTTTCTGAAAACTTCCTCTTCCCATAAAAAGCTTCTattgatgtatatatatatatatatatatatatatatatatatatatatatatatatatatatatatatatatatatatatatatatataaatcccTCCAGTGGTCATTTTTAGTTTCAAAAGCTTTATAGGTTTACCTACAGAGTCTCTCAGCTGGTCAAATATAGggatttgaaatgaaaatgttgctCATAACAAAACATCGTAATTCAAAGAACATTGTATCCTTTGACTTCTCAACTAGCTTTAACATTACAATATTATACAGCAATGCATTTGTGTTGGATGGCAAACAACATCattaaaaaggaggaaaaagagctGTTTTCACGCACCAGCCAGATAGCTTACCTTCTAAACCCAATGACaaagtataaataaagtgaGACATTCCCAGAAGCCTCACATGAAGTTATTgccagctaaataaatatttttccaatCACTTACCTGCTGTAACACAGCATGGCAAACATGCATAAACCAGGCACATGATGTGATGTACTATTCATTCTTCAGCTGTTTTAGGATACAAGCCTGCAAAATGGTGAAAATTGCAGCTACTGCTCTGTGGTGTCCTGCTGCAAATGTTATTAAGAAATGGGCCACCCTACACTGAAACACTCCTCGGCTTGAGTGCTGTTATTTGGCACTGTATGATTTGTTGAAAAATTACCTTCATTATGATCCATCTTTTGAAGTACAGCAGCAGTCATCAaaggtatttttctttttaaaaaaaatccaaacaacctttattataaaatgtaatccAAATTCACAAAAAATTTTCAAACAGCCAAACCATCTCTTTGTGTGAAAGACTTTACATTTGTTCTTGGGTGACATCCACCAAAAGGGATAAattcacacagtcacactaCTGGAAATACACACCTTGGACAATTAGTTTTTATATACTATATTGAACTTCAGGGCATCTACACTGCCAtggcaaaaaagaagaagcaccATCTCGGTCATACAGACTGACTGAGGGGATTTAAACGCCCTCATTTAGAATTTTAAGTCTCTAATACTCATTTTTGTACAAACACAACTGATAGGACTGCATTGCTTAAAAATCGATTAAAGATTAATGTTGttataaataatacaattttacttttacagGCTGGCTATAGCCACAACAAATCGcatgacataaataaaacattagtcTGAGTTACAGAGTAGCAGCTGTACATTACGAGCAACAAGAGGCtatttagtttacatttttatatgaaaCCTTCTGTCTCTAGCAGGTCAGCTCCTGTAAAACAGAGTAAAAATGAGTGactcagtttgtttttcttttcgaTGTCATTTAttagaaatgagaaaaacatgttCTGACTTACACAACAATCCTGCAGTTTCTTGCTTGGACATAGCTTCCAGTGTACCTGATGTCACATCTCACCTCATTGTTGGAGAAATCAGACTCCTGGACCAGCTGAGAGGGGTTCACTgttacctggaaaaaaaaaagttgaaatgttTCACATGATTCTGGTTGAAATAAAACATAGTGTTGCCGGTATAAACAAGTATTGTTAATTATTAGTGGAATCCCACCTTTAGAATGTAGTTTCCAGGTGGTACATCAGTGATGTCGATCCACTGGCAGTCAATGTTGGCGTGATAGGTATCATAGCAACCGGGACCAAGccccttaaaaaaaattctcaaatCATGAAATGATGCAGTTCCTTAGTCAATGAACTAATTTTCAGTTTTGCTGCATGAAAAGTATCAAAATACAGCCTCAAGTAGTTAACCAACAACTCAAGATGCAGACAATAGGTAGAGATTGGATTATGAAAGAGTACGAGTAGACTGACTTGAGTGTGAGCAGTGCATGCAAAGCGCCGCCGTACTCCTGGGTCACATGATGTGTCTTCCAGACAGAAACTGGCTTTGTGTCCCTCAGCAACCTTTTGTCCAGTTGAGACATCCAGCAAATCATAGTTACTAAAGGCCTCCATACTGTGGTAATGCCTGTATAGATAGATAAATTTTATTGTGGTAAACACAAGATTGTGAAAACAACCCTTTAAGTGAGGTTTAAAAATTCTCAACTATAATTTCCTCTCATTAACTTACTTAAAgacatattttaatgttttagctGGTAGACAAAACCTCCGTGCTTCCATTACTCTGCAAAGATCAGGTTGTGTGAATATATATGGATAGTCTAGCAGTGAACTCACTGGTGACAGCTATGCCATTCCCACTCATGTCTGGGTTTCATTGGGAGGAAGTCTGCAGTTCCTTGATTCTTCACTCGCTGTGGAAACCGCAGCAGAACTCTGTAATCGAGATCCCTCACACTCGGATGATATGCAGACCTGCAGGAAAAGGAAACAGGAGAGTAGCCAACATTACCTCCGATGTCTGAGTGTGCAGCTGGAATACACTACACTGTACTCAACATACACTCATTACACATTAATCCCTCTCCTGCTCATTGACCTCAACAGATATAATGGTGATTTACTACAGAGGTTTTGCTTTGGTAGTGTCTACTTCTGAAATCCTTTGCCTTTCATTtgagcatttattttatttggcaaAGAATCTGTTCAGATCAGAGGAGAGAGACGCTGGCAGTtgccaggttttttttttctccaagtgCTCTGCCCATCAGCTGAAGCATCCCGTGGAATGAGGGACAGCCAACATCGGTACCTATAAAAGAATGACTACCCCtgctttcttttcatatttGAATGTATACCCAGGTGATTTCTATTAAtcaatgtaaacatttttaactcacAGCGAAAAGCATGACAAAATGTCATTCAggaaaagttcattttaagcAAATTCACCCATCTTCACCTGAAAGATATATTATAAGCAGATTAATGTCAAATAAAGTGGTGCACCTGGAGAGGCAGTTCTCCTCAGCAGCACAGCGAAGCGCATACATCTGCACTCTCTGGATGTATGAAGCTGCTTGGATGTAGTATGGGTCAGGTATCAGGTCTGGCAGACCTGTACAAAAGAATATAGATAATAACATTAGTGGTTGAATTCAAACAAAAGTGAGCAAAGCACCAAATATAATGATCTTGCACAATTAACAGTCATTGATGTGACGAATGAAAAAATACTAATGTTCAATATtatcaaatgttaaaacaatTTCTGGTAAACAACTCCAAATTTTTACATATGAGATttgattgttatttttttatatctgtcCCCCATATACACATTGGTACCTCAgaatcatttatttttagtgGGGTTAAAATGAGCATCAAAAACACATCTGCTGGCCTCACCGTTGTGGAAGAACCTGGTACCGTAGCCTGTTCCGGAGGGATCCCGCGCTGTCTGTCTATTCCTGCGGTCAGGTGGGTAAACATTATAGAAAACGGAGTTCCTGTGATGAATGCTGTGCGGATCTCGTGGGTCACCGACATCTGTTGTATCCGGACTTCTACGAGGAAATTGTATGTCCACGGTGTTGCTGGACTGCACTGTGGGTGAATCGTTGACCTCTGGGTAGACTCTGGTCAGTGAGCGCACTCTTTGCGCGCCCTGACGGCTTCCTGAGATGGTCTGCTGAGGCAGTCGACGCGCGTTCCCACCGTCCTCAGTCAAAGTGACCCATACAGATGTGGCAGGTGAATCTGGGCTCTCGGTATGCAACGTGTCCAGACGGTTGTGCGTTAATTCTTGTGTTCTTACTGCTGATGCACTGTGCTGTTGTGCGCCAGCGTCATCTCCAGGTGTACTTCTGCCTCCTCGAAGGACTCCGCTGCCGGAGAACTCTTGAATGACAGTGGCATTTGACGGTACCTGATATGCACTGTGGTCCACAGTTCTTAAGTGTTCCAGACGTGGTGGGGACTGATTGTGCGCACCTGTCCGCAACGAAGCGAGCAGGTACTGACCTGCATCAGCACCCAGAACCGACGTATCCATTTGATTGTGGTCGTTTTGTTCAGAATGGTCACCGAATGCGCCTTCCATGTTAACTGATCTGTTTCTGGTGGGTCTACTAAGCGCAACAGGCTGGTTAACTTGgttaaaattgttttttgttgtcaGCAATAGTTGGGTTCGTCTCCTGTTTTGCGAAGGTAAACGGAACTGAGTCCCAGTGCTCAGTAAACTGTAAACCTGACCGTTATTCTCCCACTGGATCCGGTGTCTCCACGGACCAACACGTGCGCGTAAAGGATGCTGACAAGTGCCTAAGCACACCAGAACATATAAGCAAATTAACACAAAGCCAACCTTCTCCATGGCTCACTGGAATTCTGTCTCTAAGCTCCAAAACAGACATTGACGACGAACATTTGACTTGGACCTGAGTGGTGCGGTGATGTTCTAATTATACTGGACTTGGTCACGCAGTTGCGCACAGCATCACCAGCAGGAGGGCTTGGTTTGGGAGAGGTTTTTTGTGCCTGCAGTGTGAGCTGAAACTATATCAACGAATGCTGCTCAAAGAGAATCCGCTTGCTTGCAAGAATCCTGCTTGTTTAAGGGCTTATTCATGCtgcaaatgtacaaataaagtctCAAAGCGGAAAAATGTTAATGATTAACATTTAATTTCGCCAAAACCcgtgaaaatgttttaatactaCTACTTGAAAAGTTGCGTAATGACAAATGATAAATTTTATTGCTGGcattgtatgattttttttttttgcacaatcaAGAGCAGGATGTGACAATAGAATGTGATAATGTttcatacattttatatttattgcgaCACGAATAATAAAGAACAAGTTTGGGGTAGACAGCCTATAAAAATTCAGGAATTTCAATATAGAAATTTTATTCCCTTACAAAGTTGGCACATTGTGCCCCATGTGCATGTCCAGTAACCAACGGTTACTGTGCTGATGGAGACCTCTCACCACTGGATGGCAGTAAATcctcacagacagacaaaactcTGCTGCGTCACTtacttttaaactaaatatctcGACTTTCACATCTGTAGGGGCGTCATGAGTCCTTTTCGTAGCTTTTACCGGAATTATTAACAAAGATGGAGTGACCAGAGAGGGTTCGCCCAAATTCTTTTGCTGTAGCCAGTTATTATGTGTTATttgcccccttttttttaacgTTACATCAAAGTCAGGCCAGATTAATATTTATAGCCCATCTCGTAAAAGTACAGTCTAAAAACGACTTCTTATATTTGGCAGCAGATCATTTCTGAAAATTAATTATCAGctatttatatacagtatatgagaC is a window encoding:
- the loxl5a gene encoding lysyl oxidase-like 5a, with the protein product MEKVGFVLICLYVLVCLGTCQHPLRARVGPWRHRIQWENNGQVYSLLSTGTQFRLPSQNRRRTQLLLTTKNNFNQVNQPVALSRPTRNRSVNMEGAFGDHSEQNDHNQMDTSVLGADAGQYLLASLRTGAHNQSPPRLEHLRTVDHSAYQVPSNATVIQEFSGSGVLRGGRSTPGDDAGAQQHSASAVRTQELTHNRLDTLHTESPDSPATSVWVTLTEDGGNARRLPQQTISGSRQGAQRVRSLTRVYPEVNDSPTVQSSNTVDIQFPRRSPDTTDVGDPRDPHSIHHRNSVFYNVYPPDRRNRQTARDPSGTGYGTRFFHNGLPDLIPDPYYIQAASYIQRVQMYALRCAAEENCLSRSAYHPSVRDLDYRVLLRFPQRVKNQGTADFLPMKPRHEWEWHSCHQHYHSMEAFSNYDLLDVSTGQKVAEGHKASFCLEDTSCDPGVRRRFACTAHTQGLGPGCYDTYHANIDCQWIDITDVPPGNYILKVTVNPSQLVQESDFSNNEVRCDIRYTGSYVQARNCRIVVS